A window of the Harmonia axyridis chromosome 5, icHarAxyr1.1, whole genome shotgun sequence genome harbors these coding sequences:
- the LOC123680070 gene encoding dnaJ homolog subfamily B member 6-B isoform X2: MVDYYKVLEVPKGASVADIKKAYRKLALKWHPDKNPNNMDEATKRFKEISEAYEVLSDEKKRRMYDQYGKEGLINGGHRGRSRHEEDYDPFGGFGFFTFRDPEDVFREFFGGSPFADLFGDFNDHGGSRGSRRNRNSHPSSAISSHFFSPFGLSLGGGMMDDFFSGGSGFTSFNFDSSVSNGHATNVKRTSTSTKFVNGKKITTKKVFENGKETVMSYENDVLKSKTVNGVPQSLTYS; this comes from the exons GTACCGAAAATTGGCTCTGAAATGGCACCCGGACAAGAACCCCAACAACATGGACGAGGCCACAAAACGTTTCAAGGAGATCTCAGAGGCTTACGAGGTTCTTTCGGATG agaaaaagaGGCGCATGTACGACCAGTATGGAAAAGAGGGCTTGATAAACGGAGGCCATAGAGGTAGGAGTAGGCACGAAGAAGATTACGATCCATTCGGTGGTTTTGGATTCTTCACGTTCAGAGACCCGGAGGATGTGTTCAGGGAGTTCTTTGGCGGTTCTCCGTTTGCTGATCTCTTTGGTG ATTTCAACGATCATGGTGGCAGTCGAGGATCAAGGAGAAACAGAAACTCTCATCCCAGTTCCGCGATTTCTTCACATTTCTTCAGTCCCTTCGGGCTCTCCCTTGGCGGTGGCATGATGGACGATTTCTTCAGCGGTGGATCCGGTTTCACCTCTTTCAATTTCGACAGTTCGGTGTCGAATGGCCATGCCACGAATGTTAAGAGGACATCTACGTCCACGAAATTTGTCAATGGCAAGAAAATAACCACGAAAAA GGTTTTTGAAAATGGGAAAGAAACAGTGATGTCCTACGAAAACGATGTGCTCAAATCCAAAACGGTGAACGGAGTTCCACAGAGTCTAACCTACAGTTAA
- the LOC123680070 gene encoding dnaJ homolog subfamily B member 6 isoform X1 has product MVDYYKVLEVPKGASVADIKKAYRKLALKWHPDKNPNNMDEATKRFKEISEAYEVLSDEAKRKIYDNKASRTSASRTARSHRSYFETHTHNPSSRFFEKKRRMYDQYGKEGLINGGHRGRSRHEEDYDPFGGFGFFTFRDPEDVFREFFGGSPFADLFGDFNDHGGSRGSRRNRNSHPSSAISSHFFSPFGLSLGGGMMDDFFSGGSGFTSFNFDSSVSNGHATNVKRTSTSTKFVNGKKITTKKVFENGKETVMSYENDVLKSKTVNGVPQSLTYS; this is encoded by the exons GTACCGAAAATTGGCTCTGAAATGGCACCCGGACAAGAACCCCAACAACATGGACGAGGCCACAAAACGTTTCAAGGAGATCTCAGAGGCTTACGAGGTTCTTTCGGATG AAGCCAAACGCAAAATCTACGACAACAAAGCGAGCCGTACGAGTGCCAGCAGGACCGCTAGAAGTCACAGGAGCTATTTTGAAACCCACACACACAACCCTTCGAGTAGATTTTTTG agaaaaagaGGCGCATGTACGACCAGTATGGAAAAGAGGGCTTGATAAACGGAGGCCATAGAGGTAGGAGTAGGCACGAAGAAGATTACGATCCATTCGGTGGTTTTGGATTCTTCACGTTCAGAGACCCGGAGGATGTGTTCAGGGAGTTCTTTGGCGGTTCTCCGTTTGCTGATCTCTTTGGTG ATTTCAACGATCATGGTGGCAGTCGAGGATCAAGGAGAAACAGAAACTCTCATCCCAGTTCCGCGATTTCTTCACATTTCTTCAGTCCCTTCGGGCTCTCCCTTGGCGGTGGCATGATGGACGATTTCTTCAGCGGTGGATCCGGTTTCACCTCTTTCAATTTCGACAGTTCGGTGTCGAATGGCCATGCCACGAATGTTAAGAGGACATCTACGTCCACGAAATTTGTCAATGGCAAGAAAATAACCACGAAAAA GGTTTTTGAAAATGGGAAAGAAACAGTGATGTCCTACGAAAACGATGTGCTCAAATCCAAAACGGTGAACGGAGTTCCACAGAGTCTAACCTACAGTTAA
- the LOC123680069 gene encoding ruvB-like helicase 1 — MKVEEVKSTVKTQRISAHSHIKGLGLNEAGFALPAAAGLVGQEQAREAAGIVVDMIKSKKMAGRAVLLAGPPGTGKTAIALAIAQELGTKVPFCPMVGSEVYSSEIKKTEVLMENFRRAIGLRIRETKEVYEGEVSELTPVETENPAGGYGKTVSHVIIGLRTAKGSKQLKLDPSIYDALQKEKVEVGDVIYIEANSGAVKRQGRSDAFATEFDLEAEEYVPLPKGDVHKKKEVVQDVTLHDLDAANAKPQGGQDVLSMMGQLMKHKRTEITDKLRQEINKIVDKYIDQGIAELVPGVLFIDEVHMLDIETFTYLHQALESAIAPIVIFATNRGRCVIRGTEDIVSPHGVPLDLLDRLLIIRTLPYAKNEVEQILKLRASTEGLEIEQDALSMLAEIGTQSTLRYAVQLLTPASLTAKTNGRPNIMKQDVEEVNALFLDAKSSAKILSAQKDKFMM, encoded by the exons ATGAAGGTGGAAGAAGTTAAAAGTACTGTAAAAACACAGCGAATAAGTGCTCACAGTCACATCAAAGGACTGGGCTTAAATGAAGCTGGATTTGCTCTTCCAGCGGCTGCCGGTTTGGTAGGCCAAGAGCAGGCTAGAGAG GCTGCTGGTATTGTTGTTGATAtgataaaaagtaaaaagatgGCAGGAAGGGCAGTTTTACTAGCTGGCCCACCAGGTACTGGTAAAACAGCTATTGCCTTGGCTATAGCACAGGAATTGGGCACCAAAGTACCCTTCTGCCCAATGGTAGGTTCAGAAGTCTacagctctgaaattaaaaagacAGAAGTTCTCATGGAGAATTTCCGCCGAGCAATTGGTTTGAGAATAAGAGAAACGAAAGAAGTTTATGAAGGGGAAGTTAGTGAATTAACACCTGTAGAAACAGAGAATCCAGCTGGTG GTTATGGCAAAACAGTCAGTCATGTCATAATTGGTTTGAGAACGGCAAAAGGTagcaaacaattgaaattagaCCCCAGTATTTACGATGCTTTACAGAAAGAGAAAGTTGAGGTTGGAGATGTTATTTATATAGAAGCCAACAGTGGAGCTGTTAAAAGACAGGGTAGGTCAGATGCATTTGCTACAGAATTCGATCTGGAAGCTGAAGAATATGTTCCTTTGCCGAAAGGAGATGTACATAAAAAGAAGGAAGTAGTACAg gatgTCACTTTACATGACTTAGATGCCGCAAATGCAAAGCCTCAGGGGGGCCAAGATGTACTCTCTATGATGGGCCAACTTATGAAGCACAAGAGGACTGAAATAACAGATAAACTGAGAcaagaaatcaataaaattgtgGATAAATATATCGATCAAGGTATAGCCGAGTTAGTACCTGGAGTATTATTCATCGATGAGGTTCACATGTTGGATATTGAAACATTCACGTATTTGCATCAGGCATTGGAAAGTGCAATCGCACCCATTGTTATTTTTGCCACCAATAGGGGAAGATGTGTTATCAGAGGAACTGAGGATATCGTATCGCCACATGGTGTTCCTTTGGACTTGTTAGATAG GTTACTCATAATACGAACACTTCCATATGCCAAAAATGAAGTGGAACAAATATTGAAACTCAGGGCCAGCACCGAAGGTTTGGAAATAGAACAAGATGCTCTGTCGATGTTGGCAGAAATCGGCACACAGTCTACCTTACGTTACGCCGTTCAACTTCTAACACCTGCTTCATTGACAGCAAAAACCAACGGAAGGCCGAATATAATGAAACAAGACGTGGAGGAAGTTAACGCCTTGTTCTTGGATGCCAAGTCTTCCGCTAAAATTTTGTCTGCACAAAAGGATAAGTTTATGATGTGA